In Neokomagataea tanensis, one genomic interval encodes:
- a CDS encoding protein adenylyltransferase SelO has protein sequence MQLSHDYASLPEAFSKQPALPPLPPQPPHLLMLNTPWAEHLQISPDWLATQDGIVFLTRGTLVGHPNPIAMAYAGHQFGHFVPSLGDGRAVLVGEVTAQDGLKHDLHLKGWGPTPFSRNGDGKAALGPVLREVLISEAMAALGIPTTRSLAASLTGDTVYRDTPLPGAVLARTARSHVRTGTFQYFAARQDYAALTALTDHVTARLYPEHNDAPNKALALLEAVIRKQAKLIAQWMHVGFIHGVMNTDNMSIAGETIDYGPCAFLDSYDPEACFSFIDRGKRYAYAQQPNVALWNLGRFAECLLPLIHHDDAQAVEQATELLKTFDTLFAEHYLEGWRTKLGLSGEQPSDTTLIAQFLELLHKQKLDFTQSFRTLNAVAHANDPAAFLALCSDSTSAQTWLENWQRRLATESISQGERFKMMQNTNPCIIPRNHLVEDAINAAYDGDLSRFKTLREALRTPFADHDKAFTRPPQPEECIANTFCGT, from the coding sequence ATGCAACTTTCCCATGACTATGCCTCCTTGCCCGAGGCTTTTTCAAAACAACCAGCCCTACCGCCGCTACCGCCGCAGCCTCCTCACCTTTTAATGTTGAACACGCCTTGGGCTGAACATTTACAAATTTCGCCTGATTGGCTCGCCACACAGGACGGCATAGTCTTCCTGACCCGCGGCACACTTGTCGGGCATCCCAACCCCATCGCCATGGCTTACGCAGGTCACCAATTCGGCCATTTTGTACCGTCACTGGGAGATGGACGAGCCGTCCTCGTTGGTGAAGTCACTGCACAAGATGGCTTGAAACACGACCTGCACCTCAAAGGATGGGGACCAACACCCTTTTCCCGCAACGGAGATGGAAAAGCCGCTTTAGGGCCAGTCTTGCGTGAAGTTCTGATCAGCGAAGCCATGGCGGCATTAGGCATTCCAACCACACGCAGCCTTGCAGCAAGCCTCACGGGAGACACTGTCTATCGTGACACCCCCCTACCCGGTGCAGTGCTTGCCCGCACTGCTAGAAGCCACGTCCGCACCGGGACGTTTCAATACTTCGCTGCGCGTCAAGACTACGCCGCACTTACAGCACTGACAGACCACGTCACTGCACGTTTATATCCGGAACATAACGACGCACCGAATAAAGCACTTGCTCTTTTAGAAGCCGTTATTCGAAAACAGGCAAAACTTATCGCACAATGGATGCATGTAGGCTTTATCCACGGTGTGATGAACACGGACAATATGTCTATCGCCGGAGAAACGATTGATTACGGTCCATGCGCCTTCTTGGATAGTTACGACCCCGAGGCATGCTTTAGTTTCATCGACCGTGGGAAACGCTACGCCTATGCCCAGCAACCCAATGTCGCGCTATGGAACCTTGGGCGCTTCGCAGAGTGCCTCTTACCCCTTATTCATCACGACGATGCACAAGCCGTAGAACAAGCTACTGAGCTACTAAAAACCTTCGATACGCTTTTCGCGGAACACTATCTCGAAGGCTGGCGTACAAAGCTTGGCTTGTCAGGCGAACAACCATCCGACACGACGCTCATCGCACAGTTTTTGGAGCTTCTACACAAACAAAAACTTGATTTCACACAGTCTTTTCGAACCCTGAACGCCGTCGCGCACGCCAATGACCCTGCGGCTTTCCTCGCGCTCTGCTCTGATTCCACATCCGCGCAAACATGGCTCGAAAACTGGCAAAGGCGCTTAGCTACAGAATCTATATCTCAGGGTGAGCGCTTCAAAATGATGCAGAACACAAACCCTTGCATCATCCCGCGCAATCATCTCGTCGAAGACGCAATCAACGCCGCGTATGACGGTGACCTCAGTCGTTTTAAAACCCTCAGGGAAGCGTTGCGCACCCCATTTGCAGACCACGATAAGGCTTTTACGCGCCCTCCTCAACCGGAGGAGTGCATCGCAAACACATTTTGTGGAACCTAA
- a CDS encoding HlyD family type I secretion periplasmic adaptor subunit encodes MAASDMTPHNDSEHNNAQIHEGPTGPRPATDPFAPGDMPIALLEFHSPTQGYVNLPATASARYMVWLVACLFFACLVGMIWFPINRVVSTSGRLTSTQPTILVQPLEISIVKSIDVHVGDYVHKGDVLAHLDPTLTGADIVNTQLQVASYQAEADRLRAEAEERMYTPDMKVPASVQQAAAFQRRHAEYTARMEDYNQQIAGIQNDLQGTRASAAMYGSKTRLYSEVLKMRQREQADQVGSRLSALSAQSDLMEAERAEIAAQQTANSLANKLAATRAEQESYAANWKAQIYTNLSDTQHRLDEYRSEYEKAHLRHDLILLRAPEDGIVLTIAKVSIGSVMQSAEQFITLVPTGAGLELEAVMQASDAAFVQQGNRALVKFAAFPYTQYGGAEATVHVISADSFAPESSSEVSDKMYYRVRLRIDRYTLHGQPSFFHPAPGMPATADINVGKRTVMQYLFNNIAPLISNGMREP; translated from the coding sequence ATGGCTGCATCTGATATGACCCCTCACAATGATTCAGAGCACAATAACGCTCAGATTCACGAAGGTCCGACTGGTCCACGCCCCGCGACGGACCCTTTTGCGCCTGGGGATATGCCTATAGCGCTTTTGGAGTTCCATTCTCCAACGCAAGGCTATGTAAACCTGCCCGCAACGGCCTCTGCCCGTTACATGGTGTGGCTGGTGGCGTGTTTGTTCTTTGCATGCTTGGTGGGCATGATTTGGTTTCCCATTAATCGTGTAGTTTCAACCTCCGGCCGTTTAACGTCTACCCAGCCTACAATTTTGGTGCAGCCTCTTGAGATTTCGATTGTGAAGTCGATCGATGTTCATGTGGGTGATTATGTGCACAAGGGCGATGTGCTGGCGCATTTAGACCCGACGTTAACTGGCGCTGATATTGTAAATACTCAGTTGCAGGTAGCGTCCTATCAGGCCGAAGCAGATCGTTTGCGCGCTGAAGCCGAAGAACGCATGTACACGCCTGACATGAAAGTGCCAGCGTCAGTACAACAGGCGGCTGCCTTCCAGCGGCGTCATGCTGAGTACACAGCGCGGATGGAGGATTATAACCAGCAAATTGCGGGTATTCAGAACGACCTCCAAGGAACCCGCGCGAGTGCTGCGATGTATGGCAGCAAAACACGCCTCTATTCAGAGGTGTTGAAAATGCGCCAACGCGAGCAAGCAGACCAAGTGGGCTCTCGTTTATCGGCGTTGTCAGCGCAAAGTGACCTGATGGAAGCCGAGCGCGCAGAAATCGCAGCGCAGCAGACAGCGAATAGCCTTGCTAACAAACTTGCAGCGACGCGCGCTGAGCAAGAAAGCTATGCGGCGAATTGGAAGGCGCAGATTTATACAAATCTGTCCGACACGCAGCACAGATTGGACGAATACAGAAGTGAGTATGAGAAAGCGCATCTCCGGCACGACTTGATTTTGTTACGTGCACCGGAAGATGGAATCGTGCTGACGATTGCTAAAGTATCGATCGGTTCTGTCATGCAGTCAGCAGAGCAGTTTATTACGCTCGTGCCGACGGGGGCTGGCCTAGAGTTGGAAGCTGTTATGCAAGCGAGCGATGCGGCGTTTGTGCAGCAGGGCAATCGTGCGCTCGTGAAATTTGCGGCATTCCCCTACACCCAATACGGCGGTGCAGAGGCGACTGTGCATGTGATCAGTGCGGACTCTTTTGCTCCGGAATCTTCGTCAGAAGTGTCGGATAAAATGTATTACCGCGTGCGGTTGCGCATTGATCGTTACACGCTCCACGGGCAGCCATCATTCTTCCATCCGGCGCCCGGTATGCCTGCAACAGCTGATATTAACGTCGGTAAGCGCACGGTCATGCAATATCTGTTCAACAATATTGCCCCGCTTATCAGCAACGGTATGAGAGAACCCTGA
- a CDS encoding tetratricopeptide repeat protein, whose amino-acid sequence MSLKQRFSAFINPQAKLGYALELLESKSAVRGVQLLGQLAKDGNTDAKFRLGRAYLDGKGVPPSLEDGARWMLQAAEAGHTEASFILATLYTVGLPEGFEIRSETGGLDLAIKPQQGERIPDFHQGKYWAQKAAVDGSADAQALLGYILTNGPSDLRDDSAAREWYQKSAQAGCSQGHLGLALALLNEADTDEKRQYAARHFIEASKGGLGTAFEFLGRMSEAGVGLPQSHSRAAEYYNQAAEKGSVFSQGRYGLMLLEGTGIDRHYGRAETWLRRAALNGDADSAAVLGDLNANGGDLPPNMMEAAKWYRLAAEQKHAGAARALGLLYLTGNGVHRDPDAAAHWFKIASESGDAQADADFGNLILMGTRATDAEKESLRQRFERSAEKGDLVGAFNLGVCYAEGVGASDNKEAARWMQRATDGVVNAQYWYGRMLLEGRGVAVDPTQALYWMEKAADAGMAEAQAVVGQFLVTGQINNRRDHAKALKLYAAAAESGNVDAMFSLAAMLGGGHDVPEDRPEAQKWFRKAAQRGNGLAQLMLGRYLVKGLAGVKDPVEGRIWIERAVAQGIEGAEQARAACDHVEENV is encoded by the coding sequence ATGTCTTTAAAGCAGCGCTTTTCAGCTTTTATAAACCCACAAGCCAAGCTGGGTTATGCTTTGGAGCTTTTGGAGAGTAAGAGCGCTGTAAGAGGCGTTCAACTCCTTGGGCAATTGGCGAAAGACGGCAATACAGACGCAAAATTTCGTCTTGGGCGTGCCTATTTGGATGGGAAAGGCGTCCCGCCAAGCCTGGAAGATGGCGCACGCTGGATGTTACAAGCGGCTGAAGCCGGCCATACTGAGGCCAGCTTTATTTTAGCCACGTTGTATACCGTTGGCCTTCCTGAAGGGTTTGAAATTCGAAGTGAAACCGGGGGGTTGGACCTTGCGATTAAACCTCAGCAAGGGGAGCGCATTCCTGATTTCCACCAAGGAAAGTATTGGGCCCAGAAAGCTGCTGTTGACGGCTCAGCTGATGCTCAAGCACTTTTAGGCTATATTTTAACAAATGGTCCCTCAGACTTGAGGGATGATTCAGCCGCGCGTGAGTGGTATCAAAAATCGGCACAGGCAGGATGCTCACAAGGGCATTTGGGTCTTGCGCTTGCGCTTTTGAATGAAGCCGATACGGATGAAAAACGCCAATACGCAGCACGGCATTTCATTGAGGCAAGCAAAGGCGGTTTAGGGACTGCATTCGAGTTTTTGGGCCGCATGAGCGAAGCTGGTGTGGGTCTGCCGCAGAGCCATAGTCGCGCGGCTGAGTATTACAACCAAGCTGCGGAGAAAGGCAGTGTCTTCTCGCAGGGGCGCTACGGCCTGATGCTGTTGGAAGGTACCGGAATTGACCGGCACTACGGACGTGCTGAGACGTGGTTGCGGCGTGCTGCGCTGAATGGTGATGCCGATAGTGCTGCTGTTTTAGGTGATTTGAATGCTAATGGCGGCGATTTGCCGCCAAATATGATGGAAGCTGCTAAATGGTACAGACTGGCAGCTGAACAAAAACACGCAGGCGCAGCGCGTGCTCTGGGGCTGCTATATTTGACTGGGAACGGGGTACATCGTGACCCAGATGCGGCGGCGCATTGGTTTAAAATAGCGTCGGAATCGGGGGATGCTCAAGCGGATGCTGATTTCGGAAATCTGATCCTGATGGGTACCCGCGCTACGGATGCTGAGAAAGAATCACTTCGTCAAAGGTTTGAACGTTCTGCTGAGAAGGGAGATCTCGTCGGGGCGTTTAATCTCGGGGTGTGTTATGCCGAAGGTGTAGGCGCATCAGATAATAAAGAAGCAGCGCGTTGGATGCAGCGTGCAACGGACGGCGTCGTCAATGCTCAGTATTGGTATGGCCGGATGCTGTTAGAAGGGCGGGGTGTTGCAGTAGATCCAACGCAGGCCCTCTACTGGATGGAAAAAGCGGCAGATGCGGGTATGGCTGAGGCACAGGCCGTCGTAGGGCAATTCCTCGTAACAGGTCAGATCAATAACAGGCGTGATCATGCTAAGGCGCTCAAGCTTTATGCTGCGGCTGCCGAAAGTGGAAATGTAGACGCGATGTTCTCGTTGGCGGCAATGTTGGGCGGGGGGCATGATGTGCCGGAAGATCGTCCCGAGGCTCAAAAATGGTTCCGAAAAGCTGCGCAACGCGGCAATGGGCTGGCCCAGCTTATGCTTGGAAGATATTTGGTTAAGGGGCTTGCTGGTGTCAAAGATCCAGTTGAGGGCCGTATCTGGATAGAGCGTGCTGTAGCACAGGGCATTGAAGGCGCAGAGCAAGCACGGGCGGCATGTGATCACGTAGAAGAAAATGTTTGA
- a CDS encoding peptidase domain-containing ABC transporter codes for MEQTQHVSGPGTKVTPALIRLYAALAAARFHGLDLDIRDFAAEPGEASPSPASLARWLNEQGAVAKGMRLRWRYLVRMGNTPPVVLMFRDGSAGLMIASDPERGVVWLRDPLGGDGDTPVAVDEVRLSQVWTGDVLLVKRRRDESEADARFDLLWFAKMVLREKKILRDIALASVVLSILQIFPALIVMQVIDRVINYHSMATLISMIGFVIILSFYEILITYGRRELSLVLSSRLDARISLHAFNRLLALPLEFYEREQTGEILGRFMAIFKVRDFLTGQLMTTFLDLFTLIVVLPILFMLSATMAWMTLAGAGCIGLIVILFLPIVTRVMSRQIRAEMKRSSVLYESIAGIRTVKTLALEPTRREEWDRVTADVVRWKLAAGRTAAWPQTLIMPFDTFINRGVILVGAYLVLTNHSNLSGGTLAGFMLLGGRVAAPLVGLAKLMEAFNEVTVSLGEAGAVLNQPTETKALTTGMRPVIKGALSFVNINFSYPGSTTKALKDVNFEIPAGTMLGLVGRSGSGKSTITRLLQGVSRNYLGYLRLDGVDLREINLTHLRRSFGVVLQDNFLFRGTIMDNITAGRPGLTIEDAIRAARLAGAEEFIERMPAGYDTWIEEGSTNISGGQRQRLAIARAVISDPKLMILDEATSALDPESEALVNANLKRIGKGRTMVIVSHRLSSLVDCDQIAVMDHGELVDIAPHAVLLERCEIYRTLWLQQNRHLNNTASQDVEPYGEGE; via the coding sequence GTGGAGCAGACGCAGCATGTGTCAGGACCGGGGACCAAAGTAACTCCGGCATTGATCCGACTTTATGCCGCATTGGCGGCGGCTCGTTTCCACGGGCTTGATCTGGATATTCGAGATTTTGCAGCTGAGCCAGGTGAGGCATCTCCGTCACCGGCATCGCTGGCGCGTTGGTTGAATGAACAAGGTGCTGTCGCCAAAGGCATGAGGCTGCGTTGGCGGTACCTCGTGCGGATGGGTAACACACCGCCCGTCGTGCTGATGTTCCGAGATGGTTCGGCCGGATTGATGATCGCCTCTGACCCGGAGCGAGGGGTCGTTTGGCTGCGTGACCCTCTTGGCGGAGATGGTGATACACCGGTTGCTGTCGATGAAGTTCGTCTTAGTCAGGTTTGGACGGGAGATGTTCTCCTCGTAAAACGCCGCCGAGACGAGAGCGAGGCTGATGCGCGGTTTGACCTCTTGTGGTTTGCCAAGATGGTCCTGCGTGAGAAAAAGATATTACGCGACATCGCGCTGGCATCTGTGGTTTTGTCAATACTTCAGATTTTCCCTGCGTTGATTGTGATGCAGGTTATCGACCGCGTTATTAATTACCACTCAATGGCGACGCTGATCTCGATGATTGGCTTCGTTATTATTCTCAGTTTCTACGAAATTTTGATCACGTATGGCCGGCGCGAATTGTCGCTGGTGCTGTCTTCTCGTCTTGATGCGCGTATTTCCTTGCATGCTTTCAACCGATTGCTTGCCCTGCCGTTGGAATTTTACGAACGTGAGCAGACGGGTGAGATTTTGGGTCGCTTCATGGCGATCTTTAAGGTGCGTGACTTCCTGACGGGTCAGTTGATGACGACCTTTCTGGACCTGTTTACACTTATTGTTGTGCTGCCCATCCTGTTCATGTTGAGTGCAACGATGGCGTGGATGACATTGGCTGGCGCTGGCTGTATCGGCCTTATCGTTATCTTGTTCCTGCCTATTGTAACACGCGTGATGTCTCGTCAGATCCGTGCTGAGATGAAACGTAGTTCAGTACTGTACGAAAGCATTGCGGGTATCCGTACGGTAAAGACACTTGCGCTTGAGCCAACGCGCCGCGAGGAGTGGGACCGGGTAACGGCGGATGTTGTGCGCTGGAAGCTTGCTGCAGGCCGTACGGCCGCTTGGCCTCAAACCCTCATCATGCCGTTTGATACGTTTATCAATCGTGGTGTGATTTTGGTTGGTGCATATCTGGTTTTAACCAATCACAGCAATCTGTCCGGCGGTACATTGGCGGGCTTTATGTTGTTGGGTGGCCGTGTTGCGGCACCGCTGGTCGGCCTTGCGAAGCTGATGGAAGCCTTTAACGAAGTTACGGTGTCCTTGGGCGAAGCCGGTGCTGTGTTGAATCAGCCGACCGAAACTAAGGCACTCACGACAGGCATGCGCCCGGTTATCAAGGGCGCCCTGTCTTTCGTAAATATTAACTTTTCCTATCCTGGTTCGACAACCAAAGCCCTTAAAGATGTGAACTTTGAGATTCCAGCGGGTACGATGTTGGGGTTGGTGGGGCGTTCGGGCTCGGGTAAATCTACCATCACACGATTGCTGCAAGGTGTGAGCCGTAACTATCTGGGTTATTTGCGCCTTGATGGTGTCGACCTGCGTGAAATTAACCTTACGCATCTGCGGCGTTCATTTGGTGTCGTATTGCAGGATAACTTCCTGTTCCGTGGCACGATTATGGATAATATTACAGCGGGCCGTCCGGGCCTGACGATTGAAGATGCTATCCGGGCTGCACGTTTGGCTGGGGCTGAAGAGTTCATTGAACGTATGCCCGCCGGGTACGATACGTGGATTGAAGAAGGCTCCACCAATATCTCTGGTGGTCAAAGGCAGCGCTTGGCTATTGCGCGTGCTGTGATCAGCGATCCAAAACTGATGATCTTGGATGAAGCAACATCTGCTTTGGACCCCGAATCAGAAGCTCTGGTGAACGCGAACCTGAAGCGGATCGGTAAGGGACGTACGATGGTTATCGTATCCCACCGTCTGTCCTCGTTGGTGGATTGTGATCAGATCGCCGTGATGGATCACGGTGAGCTGGTCGATATTGCCCCGCATGCAGTGTTGTTAGAGCGTTGCGAAATTTATCGTACGCTGTGGCTGCAACAGAACCGCCATTTGAACAATACGGCTTCGCAAGATGTCGAGCCCTATGGTGAGGGAGAATAA
- a CDS encoding adenosylmethionine--8-amino-7-oxononanoate transaminase, whose protein sequence is MTTSERRAADLPHLWLPYSQMQTTPWPATAIRTSGSTIFLDNGQELVDGIASWWTACHGYNHPHLRAALMAQCEVMPHVMFGGMVHEPAKRLASRLASLLPGDLERVFFTDSGSVAMEVAVKMAIQFQLNNKRSARTKVLSFRGGYHGDTLGMMSICDPEEGMHNLFSGALPQQIIADLPVDTASTEALERVLQEREHEIAAIVTEPLVQGAGGMLFHAPSVLKTLRTLCDRFNILLILDEVFTGFGRTGTMFACEQAQIVPDIVALSKALTGGTMALAATVARQTVFSAFLSDDPGKALMHGPTFMANPLACAVANASLDVFEQEPRLEQVSRIEAQLKNELAPCASLPNVRDVRVLGAIGVVELENMPNPEHLKQAFLKLGVWIRPFRNIVYLTPAFTVTPRELSQLTSAIYTVLKHAS, encoded by the coding sequence ATGACCACATCCGAGCGCCGCGCTGCTGATTTGCCTCACCTCTGGCTCCCCTACTCCCAGATGCAGACAACTCCTTGGCCCGCTACAGCAATTCGGACTTCAGGAAGCACCATCTTTTTGGACAATGGGCAGGAGTTGGTGGACGGCATCGCGTCGTGGTGGACCGCTTGTCATGGCTACAATCACCCTCACCTGCGTGCGGCTCTTATGGCGCAATGCGAGGTCATGCCGCACGTTATGTTCGGCGGGATGGTCCACGAACCAGCCAAACGCCTTGCTAGCCGTTTAGCGTCTCTCCTACCGGGAGATTTGGAGCGTGTCTTCTTCACAGATTCCGGCTCAGTGGCCATGGAAGTCGCCGTGAAAATGGCCATTCAATTCCAGTTAAACAACAAGCGTAGCGCGCGCACCAAAGTTCTCTCTTTTCGCGGAGGGTATCACGGTGACACCCTCGGAATGATGTCAATCTGCGACCCAGAAGAGGGGATGCACAACCTTTTCTCCGGGGCCCTGCCTCAGCAAATTATCGCAGACCTGCCTGTAGATACTGCCAGCACAGAAGCATTAGAACGCGTGCTACAAGAGCGCGAACATGAAATCGCCGCCATCGTCACAGAGCCTTTGGTCCAAGGGGCCGGGGGCATGCTCTTTCACGCCCCATCAGTACTTAAAACGCTCCGCACCTTATGCGATCGCTTCAATATTTTATTGATTTTAGATGAAGTCTTTACCGGTTTTGGCCGCACAGGGACCATGTTTGCCTGTGAGCAGGCTCAGATCGTGCCAGACATTGTGGCCCTCTCGAAAGCTCTAACCGGCGGCACCATGGCCCTCGCAGCGACCGTCGCACGGCAGACCGTTTTCTCGGCTTTCCTGTCTGACGATCCGGGCAAAGCGCTCATGCACGGCCCCACTTTTATGGCCAATCCACTCGCTTGTGCGGTTGCCAATGCATCTTTGGATGTTTTTGAGCAAGAGCCCCGCCTCGAGCAGGTATCTCGCATTGAAGCTCAGCTTAAAAATGAACTCGCGCCCTGCGCCAGCTTGCCCAACGTCCGTGACGTTCGCGTTCTCGGAGCAATCGGGGTTGTTGAGCTGGAAAACATGCCTAACCCCGAACATCTCAAGCAGGCGTTCTTGAAACTAGGGGTTTGGATCC